From the Halomarina salina genome, the window GGCGACGACGGCGCGTTCCGGGTCGGCGTCGACCTCCGAGAGCGAAACGTCGTTCAGCGAGTTCCTGCACCGGTCGTCGCCGAGCTCTCGTACGGTGTCGCTATCGAGGGAACCGACGAGGAGCGACGGCGCTTCGAGAACGCGATGGCGATGTACCCCGTGACGGCACAGACGCGTGAGCTGGCACGGGACGCCGGGGAACTGCTCGCACGGGCAGACCGCGATGCGGGTGGTGAGAGTGGCGTCGGGATGGTCGACGCGATGGTGGCGGCCGTCGGTGATGCGGTCGGAGAACCGATTCTCACCGACAACATCCGTGATTTCGAACGTCTCGGTGTCGAGACCGAGTCGTACTGACGTCGGCCGTCGGTACGCTACTCGCTCGACGTGATGTTCCGGAAGTGCTCGCGGAACGCGTAGAGGAACGGCGCGCCGAGGACGACGGCGCTCCCCCCGACGACGCTGTAGCCGAGCGTCGAGAACCGGGTCGTCGGCCCGTCGCCGACGACGACCACGCCCCGCATCCCCTCGTCGCCGTACTCGGTGCACTCGTAGGTGCTCAGGCCGTCGCCGTCGAACTGGACCGCGAACCGGTGGCCCGCTCCCGCGACCTGCTCGCTGTGGAACCCGAGGTCCGGGTCGGCCACGTCGTACGCGAGGTCGCCGACCCACTCCCAGACGACGGTCGTGCCGGGGTCGACGCGCATCGCCGGCGGGTCGAAGGCCAACTGCCCGCCGTTGCCCTCGGCCCCGACCTCGACGACCACCTCCGACTCGCCGCGCCGGTCGACGAGCGCGTGGTAGTTGTCCGTGTTCGCCAGCCAGCCGTCGTACGTCTCTTCCGGCTGGGTCGGCGTCTCGCCGGCGTCGTCCGTGTCGCCGCCAGCGCCACCGCCGCCACCGCCGCCGAGCGTGACGTCGGCGTCGCCCACGACGACGGCCCCCTTCATCCCCATCGCCTCGTGGGGGACACAGGAGTAGCGGACGACGCCGGGGTCGGCGAACGCGTGCTCGAACGTCTCGCCCGTCGAGCCGTAGTACTCGGAGGTGAACGAGCCGTCCTTCGCGGCGACGTTGTGCGTCCCGCCCTCGCCCGTCCACGTCCAGACGACGGTCGTGCCGGGGTCGATCCGGACCGCGACGGGGTCGAACGCGAACGACCCGCCGTTGCCCGACGTCCCGACCGCGACCTCGACGCTGGACTGCCCGCGCGCGTCGACGACCTCGCCGACGTTCTC encodes:
- a CDS encoding PIN domain-containing protein, coding for MILDSSYLIDLFRGDDGAFRVGVDLRERNVVQRVPAPVVAELSYGVAIEGTDEERRRFENAMAMYPVTAQTRELARDAGELLARADRDAGGESGVGMVDAMVAAVGDAVGEPILTDNIRDFERLGVETESY
- a CDS encoding halocyanin domain-containing protein; translated protein: MTRTTRRRFLAATAGATVGASLLATPATAQAGGGAGGTGDGGRSGDAVDLSAWFANTENVGEVVDARGQSSVEVAVGTSGNGGSFAFDPVAVRIDPGTTVVWTWTGEGGTHNVAAKDGSFTSEYYGSTGETFEHAFADPGVVRYSCVPHEAMGMKGAVVVGDADVTLGGGGGGGAGGDTDDAGETPTQPEETYDGWLANTDNYHALVDRRGESEVVVEVGAEGNGGQLAFDPPAMRVDPGTTVVWEWVGDLAYDVADPDLGFHSEQVAGAGHRFAVQFDGDGLSTYECTEYGDEGMRGVVVVGDGPTTRFSTLGYSVVGGSAVVLGAPFLYAFREHFRNITSSE